A genomic window from Solanum stenotomum isolate F172 chromosome 10, ASM1918654v1, whole genome shotgun sequence includes:
- the LOC125843239 gene encoding NAC domain-containing protein 43-like — MNLSVNGESQVPPGFRFHPTEEELVHYYLRKKVAYEKIDLDVIRDVDLNKLEPWDIQEKCRIGSTPQNDWYLFSHKDKKYPTGTRTNRATAAGFWKATGRDKVIHSNCKRIGMRKTLVFYKGRAPHGQKSDWIMHEYRLDDNIIIPQQTTLNEEGWVVCRVFKKKNYHKALESPSPLMSTIQKPNYNDGVLDQILMYMSSCKQQDSLENNNNLDDKQINNTNSSFMINNNTPTFIHLHNHHSPTNNINIMEDVQQHCETPKTSRPVDWSQTSTASGPSDWVSLDRLVASQLNGNDNISSNNNICFPLHHHSHARPNDDDDAFSQSHQPHDDHQVDVEFWSYAPSPSDPLCHLSV; from the exons ATGAATCTGTCAGTAAATGGGGAATCTCAAGTGCCTCCCGGATTCCGTTTTCATCCAACGGAGGAAGAACTTGTTCATTATTACTTGAGGAAAAAGGTTGCCTATGAGAAAATTGATCTTGATGTTATTCGCGATGTTGATCTGAACAAGCTTGAACCATGGGACATTCAAG AAAAGTGCAGAATAGGATCAACACCACAAAATGATTGGTACTTGTTCAGTCACAAAGACAAGAAGTATCCGACAGGAACTCGAACAAATCGTGCTACTGCAGCCGGATTCTGGAAGGCTACTGGTCGCGATAAAGTCATTCACAGCAACTGTAAGAGAATAGGGATGAGAAAAACCTTAGTCTTTTATAAAGGACGTGCCCCTCATGGTCAGAAATCAGATTGGATAATGCATGAGTATCGCCTTGATGACAACATCATCATTCCCCAACAAACTACTCTCAAC GAAGAAGGATGGGTGGTGTGCCGTGTtttcaagaagaagaattatCATAAGGCTCTTGAGAGTCCATCACCACTCATGTCCACAATTCAGAAACCAAATTACAACGACGGCGTTCTTGATCAAATACTCATGTACATGTCGTCATGCAAACAACAAGACAGCTTGGAAAACAACAACAACTTAGATGATAAGCAAATAAATAACACCAACTCATCCTTCATGATAAATAATAATACTCCTACATTCATCCACCTCCACAATCATCATTCTCCAACCAACAACATTAATATTATGGAGGACGTCCAACAACATTGTGAGACACCCAAAACTAGCCGGCCTGTTGATTGGTCACAAACTTCAACGGCATCTGGTCCAAGTGATTGGGTATCTCTCGATCGTCTGGTGGCTTCTCAACTTAACGGCAATGacaatatttcatcaaacaACAACATATGTTTTCCTCTTCATCATCACAGTCACGCCAGACCAAATGATGACGACGATGCCTTCTCCCAGTCTCATCAACCACATGATGACCACCAAGTTGACGTGGAATTTTGGAGCTACGCACCATCACCCTCCGATCCATTATGCCACTTATCAGTTTAA
- the LOC125842275 gene encoding uncharacterized protein LOC125842275 → MGNCLFGGNEEMMVKVVTSTGGIMEFVAPVTVEFIAEEFPGHGIFRSHDLFWKPLPAAQVLLAGDSYYLLPLNKEESSNIEIGHVRSSSVPQIQNLVVAPYRMSFDSQGRSQALYRGFWKVKLVITPKQLLEILSQETTTQEFIENVTTVAKCGKTGFSDSWSLSSSRNTTSHALFSLE, encoded by the coding sequence ATGGGGAATTGCTTGTTTGGAGGAAATGAAGAGATGATGGTGAAAGTAGTAACATCCACGGGTGGAATCATGGAATTCGTTGCTCCAGTTACAGTTGAATTCATTGCAGAAGAATTTCCGGGTCATGGAATATTTAGAAGCCATGATCTTTTCTGGAAGCCACTGCCAGCAGCACAAGTACTATTAGCAGGAGACTCATATTATCTACTGCCACTCAACAAAGAAGAGAGCAGTAATATAGAAATAGGACATGTAAGATCAAGCAGTGTTcctcaaattcaaaatctagTGGTTGCACCCTATAGAATGTCTTTCGATAGCCAAGGAAGGTCACAAGCGTTGTATCGCGGATTTTGGAAAGTGAAATTGGTCATAACTCCCAAACAACTATTGGAGATTTTGTCACAAgagactacaacacaagagttCATTGAGAATGTCACAACTGTTGCTAAATGCGGCAAAACTGGATTTTCCGATTCCTGGAGTCTTTCTAGTAGTAGAAACACCACTTCTCATGCTTTATTTTCCTTAGAGTAA
- the LOC125842550 gene encoding alcohol dehydrogenase-like 4 isoform X1 — translation MASNGKVITCRAAVAYGPGQPLVVEQVQVDPPQKMEVRIKILFTSICHTDLSAWKGESEAQRAYPRILGHEASGVVESVGEGVIDMKEGDHVVPIFNGECGDCIYCKSSKKTNLCGKFRVNPFKSVMNSDGKVRFRNKDGIPIYHFLNTSTFSDYTVVDYACLVKVDPHAPLDKMTLISCGVSTGLGAAWNTADVQTGETVAVFGLGAVGLAVVEGARSRGASKIIGVDINPEKRIKGEAIGITDFINPKEIDVPVHEKIREMTEGGVHYSFECAGNMEVLREAFLCTHDGWGMAIVLGIHPTPTLLSLHPMELFDGRRIVASVFGDFKGKSQLPLFAKQCMAGVVKLDEFITHRLPFEKINEAFQLLIDGKSLRCLLHL, via the exons ATGGCTTCCAACGGCAAGGTCATCACTTGCAGAG CTGCTGTAGCGTATGGTCCGGGGCAGCCCTTGGTGGTAGAACAAGTGCAGGTCGATCCACCTCAGAAAATGGAGGTCCGAATTAAGATCCTCTTTACTTCCATCTGCCATACGGATCTCAGTGCTTGGAAAGGCgag AGCGAAGCTCAACGAGCTTACCCTCGAATTCTGGGACATGAAGCGTCGGG agTAGTGGAGAGCGTGGGAGAAGGTGTGATTGACATGAAAGAGGGAGATCACGTAGTACCGATTTTCAATGGAGAATGCGGAGACTGCATTTATTGCAAATCATCAAAGAAAACCAACTTGTGTGGCAAGTTCCGCGTCAATCCCTTCAAAAGTGTGATGAACAGTGACGGAAAGGTCAGGTTCAGGAACAAGGATGGGATACCCATTTATCATTTTCTTAATACTTCAACATTTAGCGACTATACTGTTGTTGATTATGCTTGCTTAGTCAAAGTTGACCCTCATGCCCCACTTGACAAGATGACCTTGATTAGCTGCGGCGTATCCACTG GTCTAGGGGCTGCGTGGAACACGGCTGACGTTCAAACAGGGGAAACGGTGGCAGTCTTTGGATTAGGAGCTGTTGGTTTGGCC GTTGTTGAAGGGGCACGAAGCAGAGGCGCATCGAAGATCATAGGAGTGGATATTAACCCTGAAAAACGTATTAAAG GTGAAGCAATTGGAATTACTGACTTCATCAATCCCAAAGAAATCGACGTGCCCGTCCATGAG AAAATAAGGGAAATGACTGAGGGAGGCGTGCATTATAGCTTTGAGTGTGCTGGAAATATGGAAGTTCTCCGAGAGGCATTTTTATGCACACATGat GGATGGGGCATGGCAATAGTTTTAGGAATTCATCCGACACCAACATTGTTATCACTCCATCCAATGGAACTGTTCGATGGCCGAAGGATTGTGGCATCTGTCtttggtgacttcaaaggaaaATCCCAACTCCCTCTTTTTGCTAAACAATGCATGGCTGGG GTGGTAAAATTAGATGAGTTTATTACTCACAGACTGCCATTTGAGAAGATAAATGAAGCTTTTCAATTGCTTATCGATGGAAAATCCTTGAGATGCCTGCttcatctttaa
- the LOC125842550 gene encoding alcohol dehydrogenase-like 4 isoform X2 — MASNGKVITCRAAVAYGPGQPLVVEQVQVDPPQKMEVRIKILFTSICHTDLSAWKGESEAQRAYPRILGHEASGVVESVGEGVIDMKEGDHVVPIFNGECGDCIYCKSSKKTNLCGKFRVNPFKSVMNSDGKVRFRNKDGIPIYHFLNTSTFSDYTVVDYACLVKVDPHAPLDKMTLISCGVSTGLGAAWNTADVQTGETVAVFGLGAVGLAVVEGARSRGASKIIGVDINPEKRIKGEAIGITDFINPKEIDVPVHEGWGMAIVLGIHPTPTLLSLHPMELFDGRRIVASVFGDFKGKSQLPLFAKQCMAGVVKLDEFITHRLPFEKINEAFQLLIDGKSLRCLLHL; from the exons ATGGCTTCCAACGGCAAGGTCATCACTTGCAGAG CTGCTGTAGCGTATGGTCCGGGGCAGCCCTTGGTGGTAGAACAAGTGCAGGTCGATCCACCTCAGAAAATGGAGGTCCGAATTAAGATCCTCTTTACTTCCATCTGCCATACGGATCTCAGTGCTTGGAAAGGCgag AGCGAAGCTCAACGAGCTTACCCTCGAATTCTGGGACATGAAGCGTCGGG agTAGTGGAGAGCGTGGGAGAAGGTGTGATTGACATGAAAGAGGGAGATCACGTAGTACCGATTTTCAATGGAGAATGCGGAGACTGCATTTATTGCAAATCATCAAAGAAAACCAACTTGTGTGGCAAGTTCCGCGTCAATCCCTTCAAAAGTGTGATGAACAGTGACGGAAAGGTCAGGTTCAGGAACAAGGATGGGATACCCATTTATCATTTTCTTAATACTTCAACATTTAGCGACTATACTGTTGTTGATTATGCTTGCTTAGTCAAAGTTGACCCTCATGCCCCACTTGACAAGATGACCTTGATTAGCTGCGGCGTATCCACTG GTCTAGGGGCTGCGTGGAACACGGCTGACGTTCAAACAGGGGAAACGGTGGCAGTCTTTGGATTAGGAGCTGTTGGTTTGGCC GTTGTTGAAGGGGCACGAAGCAGAGGCGCATCGAAGATCATAGGAGTGGATATTAACCCTGAAAAACGTATTAAAG GTGAAGCAATTGGAATTACTGACTTCATCAATCCCAAAGAAATCGACGTGCCCGTCCATGAG GGATGGGGCATGGCAATAGTTTTAGGAATTCATCCGACACCAACATTGTTATCACTCCATCCAATGGAACTGTTCGATGGCCGAAGGATTGTGGCATCTGTCtttggtgacttcaaaggaaaATCCCAACTCCCTCTTTTTGCTAAACAATGCATGGCTGGG GTGGTAAAATTAGATGAGTTTATTACTCACAGACTGCCATTTGAGAAGATAAATGAAGCTTTTCAATTGCTTATCGATGGAAAATCCTTGAGATGCCTGCttcatctttaa
- the LOC125842645 gene encoding uncharacterized protein LOC125842645 isoform X1, translating into MKSRSHRLPVANPQDDWIDGSWTVDCVCGVNFDDGEEMVNCDECSVWVHTRCVRYVKSEKLFACDKCKNKATANNSEETEVAQLLVELPTKTLTMNSPYPNTLPIRSPFRLWTDLPMEERVHMQGVPGGDPALFSGLSSVFGRELWKCRGYVPKIFNFKYSEFPCWDNETRDAHDNTSDKGNEMITGNGAGALFSLSKESCLFAPVVNPVSEKHVLESNNAMDSDATTHSTNDMKKDTGLLGPSMIQGNKSTKEDCGMSKDQSGKKKSKILEKEGYLKKDAHASRPDRGPMSVKTDIQRTKFGNSGEVLAAVDILKGHRVLDHDTTSYSDIPTSNERFSKAASYDVSKRCSTSEAHPREDKIRNHISARVEDSPMENDGAATNLERSDSASLPMTEEVVTNVTNNKEDVAVLCLGTESQMAEPMVENVACLVPSIKRQPNVESSSDNKVICSSKLEVKLETEVHADPAALENQRLLPSEGKLDITKSLAKPAGTSSGCLSEKTGVNITTIVNSENSDCKLEEGSRKAMIGGNNTTNTDESPSALCQSNQEPKISEVTVGARKSSGHKQSSKPAEEAPRSSLAVATSLSAPNHRKVVLSMGKSSSGTTKSSAPESRIFSKAHNHDSNGKPRGMSGSNLSNKRESSSMDAGRDEERRERPKKMLKELPKSSVGSASKTLQSTKLSHAPVKKTLSEAKDSVPNSSAKTSTVRSNPAGARSAESSSSLQSESAAHIQNKAAGTHLTQKCEKTNQPSCQPSSKVNTHLMHPPSSSSPAALSDEELALLLHQELNSSPRVPRVPRMRHAGSLPQLTSPTSTSMLMKRTSSGGGKDHGLTSRKKSKDIGKDGANCSQEVVQETKKSERSISLGCRREEDSIIKREGDAGSAKSVQSLKKSHTLTSNTTASSSLCSPNEVNEQNLSSMHNSPSAAAAAADAKVVDYPSHQTLPGLIAEIMSKGQRMTYEELCNAVLPHWPNLRKHNGERYAYASHSQAVLDCLRNRSEWSRLVDRGPKTSTNRKRRKLDVDSQFTESEDNEDCMDRAAKDVRNKTFESKQEEFPKGKRKARKRRRLALQGRGIKDVRRRHRAEVFSDEEIGSSSESGRDSMFSEDEVQGGEISPTGNEVSASSDERATMS; encoded by the exons ATGAAGAGCCGGTCTCACCGGCTTCCCGTTGCAAACCCACAGGATGACTGGATTGATGGTTCATGGACAGTGGATTGTGTGTGTGGTGTCAATTTTGATGATGGAGAGGAGATGGTGAATTGCGACGAGTGCAGTGTGTGGGTACATACACGTTGTGTGCGGTATGTCAAGAGTGAGAAGTTATTTGCATGTGATAAGTGTAAGAATAAAGCCACCGCGAATAATAGCGAAGAAACTGAGGTTGCTCAGCTGCTTGTTGAGTTGCCCACCAAGACTTTGACCATGAATTCTCCATATCCTAATACTCTCCCTATCCGTAGCCCCTTTAGACTTTGGACTGATTTGCCAATGGAAGAAAGGGTTCACATGCAAGGTGTCCCCGGTGGCGATCCAGCTTTGTTTTCTGGGTTATCATCTGTATTTGGTCGTGAATTGTGGAAATGCAGGGGTTATGTTcccaaaatctttaattttaaatatagcGAATTTCCTTGTTGGGATAATGAAACAAGGGACGCCCATGATAATACCAGTGACAAAGGCAATGAGATGATTACTGGTAATGGTGCTGGTGCTTTATTCTCACTGTCAAAGGAAAGCTGCTTGTTTGCACCAGTGGTTAACCCTGTTTCCGAGAAGCATGTTCTTGAGTCCAACAATGCTATGGATTCAGATGCTACTACTCACTCAACCAATGATATGAAGAAGGACACAGGTTTATTGGGTCCTAGCATGATACAAGGCAACAAGAGTACCAAAGAAGACTGTGGGATGTCCAAGGATCAAAGTGGTAAGAAGAAGTCTAAGATCCTTGAAAAGGAAGGCTATCTTAAGAAAGATGCACATGCTTCTAGACCAG acagAGGCCCCATGTCTGTCAAGACAGATATTCAGAGAACAAAATTTGGAAATTCAGGGGAAGTTTTGGCTGCTGTTGACATTTTGAAAGGACACCGTGTACTGGACCATGACACTACAAGCTATTCTGACATTCCAACTTCAAATGAGCGCTTTTCAAAAGCTGCATCTTATGATGTATCTAAACGCTGCTCAACAAGTGAAGCACATCCCCGAGAAGACAAGATTAGAAACCACATTTCTGCTAGGGTTGAGGACTCTCCTATGGAGAATGATGGAGCAGCAACAAATTTAGAGCGGAGTGATTCTGCTAGTTTACCTATGACAGAAGAG GTTGTTACTAATGTTACCAACAATAAGGAAGATGTTGCTGTTTTATGTCTTGGAACTGAATCACAAATGGCGGAGCCCATGGTAGAAAATGTTGCATGTCTTGTCCCTAGCATTAAAAGGCAGCCAAATGTTGAAAGTTCAAGTGATAACAAGGTTATTTGCTCTTCAAAACTTGAGGTTAAATTGGAAACCGAAGTCCATGCTGATCCTGCAGCCCTTGAAAATCAACGTTTACTTCCAAGCGAGGGTAAGTTGGATATAACAAAATCATTGGCAAAACCTGCAGGGACATCTTCAGGATGCTTGTCTGAAAAAACTGGAGTAAATATTACCACTATAGTCAATTCGGAAAATAGTGACTGTAAATTAGAGGAAGGCAGTAGAAAGGCAATGATTGGTGGTAATAATACAACTAATACTGATGAATCACCCAGTGCACTCTGTCAATCTAATCAAGAACCTAAGATCTCTGAAGTTACAGTAGGAGCAAGAAAGAGTTCAGGACACAAACAAAGTTCAAAACCTGCTGAAGAGGCACCTAGATCAAGCTTAGCAGTTGCGACTTCGTTGTCAGCTCCAAATCACCGTAAAGTAGTTCTATCCATGGGAAAATCGTCTTCAGGTACAACAAAGTCTTCTGCTCCTGAGAGTCGAATATTCTCGAAAGCTCATAATCATGATTCTAATGGTAAACCGAGGGGAATGTCTGGGAGCAATCTGagtaataaaagagagagttcGTCAATGGATGCTGGTAGGGATGAAGAGAGGCGTGAAAGACCAAAGAAAATGTTGAAAGAGCTCCCAAAGTCATCAGTTGGTTCAGCATCGAAGACATTGCAGTCGACCAAGCTCTCTCATGCTCCAGTGAAGAAAACATTATCAGAAGCAAAGGATTCAGTCCCCAATTCTTCTGCTAAGACATCAACTGTGCGCAGTAACCCTGCTGGTGCACGCTCTGCAGAGTCTTCTAGCTCACTGCAAAGTGAGAGTGCGGCACACATTCAGAATAAAGCTGCAGGTACACATTTGACACAAAAATGCGAAAAGACAAACCAGCCAAGTTGCCAGCCATCTTCTAAAGTGAATACACACCTGATGCATCCTCCATCTTCATCATCTCCTGCAGCACTAAGTGATGAAGAG CTTGCTCTACTGCttcatcaagaacttaataGTTCTCCTAGAGTTCCTCGAGTGCCACGGATGCGTCATGCTGGTAGCTTACCTCAGTTAACCTCTCCAACATCTACAAGTATGCTAATGAAGCGAACATCTAGCGGTGGAGGAAAAGATCATGGTTTG ACATCTAGGAAAAAGTCAAAGGACATAGGCAAAGATGGTGCAAACTGTTCTCAGGAGGTGGTTCAGGAAACTAAGAAATCTGAAAGATCAATTTCCCTTGGTTGTAGAAGAGAAGAAGATTCTATTATTAAGAGAGAAGGAGACGCTGGATCAGCAAAAAGTGTGCAGTCTCTGAAGAAGAGTCACACACTTACGTCCAATACTACTGCAAGTAGTAGTTTATGTTCCCCAAATGAGGTAAATGAGCAGAACCTTTCCTCAATGCACAATTCACCAAGTGcagctgctgctgctgctgatGCAAAAGTGGTTGACTATCCTTCACATCAGACATTACCAG GCTTGATTGCTGAGATTATGAGCAAAGGTCAAAGAATGACTTATGAAGAGCTCTGCAATGCAGTTCTTCCG CACTGGCCGAACTTGAGGAAGCACAATGGAGAACGTTATGCATATGCAAGTCACTCTCAGGCTGTCCTTGATTGCTTGCGGAACCGAAGTGAATGGTCTCGCCTGGTTGATCGGGGTCCCAAG ACGAGTACAAATAGGAAGAGACGCAAGCTTGATGTTGATTCCCAATTTACTGAATCGGAGGATAATGAAGATTGCATGGATAGAGCTGCAAAAGATGTCAGGAACAAGACTTTTGAATCAAAACAGGAAGAGTTTCCCAAAGGCAAGAGGAAGGCAAGAAAGCGCAGGCGATTGGCTCTTCAAGGAAGAGGCATAAAGGATGTGAGGAGGCGGCATAGGGCTGAGGTTTTCAGTGATGAGGAGATTGGCTCATCCTCTGAATCTGGCAGAGACAGCATGTTCAGCGAAGATGAGGTACAAGGTGGTGAGATTTCTCCTACTGGAAATGAGGTCTCTGCTAGCTCTGATGAGAGAGCTACCATGTCATAA
- the LOC125842645 gene encoding uncharacterized protein LOC125842645 isoform X2 has protein sequence MKSRSHRLPVANPQDDWIDGSWTVDCVCGVNFDDGEEMVNCDECSVWVHTRCVRYVKSEKLFACDKCKNKATANNSEETEVAQLLVELPTKTLTMNSPYPNTLPIRSPFRLWTDLPMEERVHMQGVPGGDPALFSGLSSVFGRELWKCRGYVPKIFNFKYSEFPCWDNETRDAHDNTSDKGNEMITGNGAGALFSLSKESCLFAPVVNPVSEKHVLESNNAMDSDATTHSTNDMKKDTGLLGPSMIQGNKSTKEDCGMSKDQSGKKKSKILEKEGYLKKDAHASRPDIQRTKFGNSGEVLAAVDILKGHRVLDHDTTSYSDIPTSNERFSKAASYDVSKRCSTSEAHPREDKIRNHISARVEDSPMENDGAATNLERSDSASLPMTEEVVTNVTNNKEDVAVLCLGTESQMAEPMVENVACLVPSIKRQPNVESSSDNKVICSSKLEVKLETEVHADPAALENQRLLPSEGKLDITKSLAKPAGTSSGCLSEKTGVNITTIVNSENSDCKLEEGSRKAMIGGNNTTNTDESPSALCQSNQEPKISEVTVGARKSSGHKQSSKPAEEAPRSSLAVATSLSAPNHRKVVLSMGKSSSGTTKSSAPESRIFSKAHNHDSNGKPRGMSGSNLSNKRESSSMDAGRDEERRERPKKMLKELPKSSVGSASKTLQSTKLSHAPVKKTLSEAKDSVPNSSAKTSTVRSNPAGARSAESSSSLQSESAAHIQNKAAGTHLTQKCEKTNQPSCQPSSKVNTHLMHPPSSSSPAALSDEELALLLHQELNSSPRVPRVPRMRHAGSLPQLTSPTSTSMLMKRTSSGGGKDHGLTSRKKSKDIGKDGANCSQEVVQETKKSERSISLGCRREEDSIIKREGDAGSAKSVQSLKKSHTLTSNTTASSSLCSPNEVNEQNLSSMHNSPSAAAAAADAKVVDYPSHQTLPGLIAEIMSKGQRMTYEELCNAVLPHWPNLRKHNGERYAYASHSQAVLDCLRNRSEWSRLVDRGPKTSTNRKRRKLDVDSQFTESEDNEDCMDRAAKDVRNKTFESKQEEFPKGKRKARKRRRLALQGRGIKDVRRRHRAEVFSDEEIGSSSESGRDSMFSEDEVQGGEISPTGNEVSASSDERATMS, from the exons ATGAAGAGCCGGTCTCACCGGCTTCCCGTTGCAAACCCACAGGATGACTGGATTGATGGTTCATGGACAGTGGATTGTGTGTGTGGTGTCAATTTTGATGATGGAGAGGAGATGGTGAATTGCGACGAGTGCAGTGTGTGGGTACATACACGTTGTGTGCGGTATGTCAAGAGTGAGAAGTTATTTGCATGTGATAAGTGTAAGAATAAAGCCACCGCGAATAATAGCGAAGAAACTGAGGTTGCTCAGCTGCTTGTTGAGTTGCCCACCAAGACTTTGACCATGAATTCTCCATATCCTAATACTCTCCCTATCCGTAGCCCCTTTAGACTTTGGACTGATTTGCCAATGGAAGAAAGGGTTCACATGCAAGGTGTCCCCGGTGGCGATCCAGCTTTGTTTTCTGGGTTATCATCTGTATTTGGTCGTGAATTGTGGAAATGCAGGGGTTATGTTcccaaaatctttaattttaaatatagcGAATTTCCTTGTTGGGATAATGAAACAAGGGACGCCCATGATAATACCAGTGACAAAGGCAATGAGATGATTACTGGTAATGGTGCTGGTGCTTTATTCTCACTGTCAAAGGAAAGCTGCTTGTTTGCACCAGTGGTTAACCCTGTTTCCGAGAAGCATGTTCTTGAGTCCAACAATGCTATGGATTCAGATGCTACTACTCACTCAACCAATGATATGAAGAAGGACACAGGTTTATTGGGTCCTAGCATGATACAAGGCAACAAGAGTACCAAAGAAGACTGTGGGATGTCCAAGGATCAAAGTGGTAAGAAGAAGTCTAAGATCCTTGAAAAGGAAGGCTATCTTAAGAAAGATGCACATGCTTCTAGACCAG ATATTCAGAGAACAAAATTTGGAAATTCAGGGGAAGTTTTGGCTGCTGTTGACATTTTGAAAGGACACCGTGTACTGGACCATGACACTACAAGCTATTCTGACATTCCAACTTCAAATGAGCGCTTTTCAAAAGCTGCATCTTATGATGTATCTAAACGCTGCTCAACAAGTGAAGCACATCCCCGAGAAGACAAGATTAGAAACCACATTTCTGCTAGGGTTGAGGACTCTCCTATGGAGAATGATGGAGCAGCAACAAATTTAGAGCGGAGTGATTCTGCTAGTTTACCTATGACAGAAGAG GTTGTTACTAATGTTACCAACAATAAGGAAGATGTTGCTGTTTTATGTCTTGGAACTGAATCACAAATGGCGGAGCCCATGGTAGAAAATGTTGCATGTCTTGTCCCTAGCATTAAAAGGCAGCCAAATGTTGAAAGTTCAAGTGATAACAAGGTTATTTGCTCTTCAAAACTTGAGGTTAAATTGGAAACCGAAGTCCATGCTGATCCTGCAGCCCTTGAAAATCAACGTTTACTTCCAAGCGAGGGTAAGTTGGATATAACAAAATCATTGGCAAAACCTGCAGGGACATCTTCAGGATGCTTGTCTGAAAAAACTGGAGTAAATATTACCACTATAGTCAATTCGGAAAATAGTGACTGTAAATTAGAGGAAGGCAGTAGAAAGGCAATGATTGGTGGTAATAATACAACTAATACTGATGAATCACCCAGTGCACTCTGTCAATCTAATCAAGAACCTAAGATCTCTGAAGTTACAGTAGGAGCAAGAAAGAGTTCAGGACACAAACAAAGTTCAAAACCTGCTGAAGAGGCACCTAGATCAAGCTTAGCAGTTGCGACTTCGTTGTCAGCTCCAAATCACCGTAAAGTAGTTCTATCCATGGGAAAATCGTCTTCAGGTACAACAAAGTCTTCTGCTCCTGAGAGTCGAATATTCTCGAAAGCTCATAATCATGATTCTAATGGTAAACCGAGGGGAATGTCTGGGAGCAATCTGagtaataaaagagagagttcGTCAATGGATGCTGGTAGGGATGAAGAGAGGCGTGAAAGACCAAAGAAAATGTTGAAAGAGCTCCCAAAGTCATCAGTTGGTTCAGCATCGAAGACATTGCAGTCGACCAAGCTCTCTCATGCTCCAGTGAAGAAAACATTATCAGAAGCAAAGGATTCAGTCCCCAATTCTTCTGCTAAGACATCAACTGTGCGCAGTAACCCTGCTGGTGCACGCTCTGCAGAGTCTTCTAGCTCACTGCAAAGTGAGAGTGCGGCACACATTCAGAATAAAGCTGCAGGTACACATTTGACACAAAAATGCGAAAAGACAAACCAGCCAAGTTGCCAGCCATCTTCTAAAGTGAATACACACCTGATGCATCCTCCATCTTCATCATCTCCTGCAGCACTAAGTGATGAAGAG CTTGCTCTACTGCttcatcaagaacttaataGTTCTCCTAGAGTTCCTCGAGTGCCACGGATGCGTCATGCTGGTAGCTTACCTCAGTTAACCTCTCCAACATCTACAAGTATGCTAATGAAGCGAACATCTAGCGGTGGAGGAAAAGATCATGGTTTG ACATCTAGGAAAAAGTCAAAGGACATAGGCAAAGATGGTGCAAACTGTTCTCAGGAGGTGGTTCAGGAAACTAAGAAATCTGAAAGATCAATTTCCCTTGGTTGTAGAAGAGAAGAAGATTCTATTATTAAGAGAGAAGGAGACGCTGGATCAGCAAAAAGTGTGCAGTCTCTGAAGAAGAGTCACACACTTACGTCCAATACTACTGCAAGTAGTAGTTTATGTTCCCCAAATGAGGTAAATGAGCAGAACCTTTCCTCAATGCACAATTCACCAAGTGcagctgctgctgctgctgatGCAAAAGTGGTTGACTATCCTTCACATCAGACATTACCAG GCTTGATTGCTGAGATTATGAGCAAAGGTCAAAGAATGACTTATGAAGAGCTCTGCAATGCAGTTCTTCCG CACTGGCCGAACTTGAGGAAGCACAATGGAGAACGTTATGCATATGCAAGTCACTCTCAGGCTGTCCTTGATTGCTTGCGGAACCGAAGTGAATGGTCTCGCCTGGTTGATCGGGGTCCCAAG ACGAGTACAAATAGGAAGAGACGCAAGCTTGATGTTGATTCCCAATTTACTGAATCGGAGGATAATGAAGATTGCATGGATAGAGCTGCAAAAGATGTCAGGAACAAGACTTTTGAATCAAAACAGGAAGAGTTTCCCAAAGGCAAGAGGAAGGCAAGAAAGCGCAGGCGATTGGCTCTTCAAGGAAGAGGCATAAAGGATGTGAGGAGGCGGCATAGGGCTGAGGTTTTCAGTGATGAGGAGATTGGCTCATCCTCTGAATCTGGCAGAGACAGCATGTTCAGCGAAGATGAGGTACAAGGTGGTGAGATTTCTCCTACTGGAAATGAGGTCTCTGCTAGCTCTGATGAGAGAGCTACCATGTCATAA